Below is a window of Sulfurisphaera ohwakuensis DNA.
GTAGCTGCGTCTGCAATAGCAAAGAAGTTATTAATGTTAACTGATACATGGATTGCCGGGCATTTAAAAAGCCTAGGATATGTTGAATTGAATGAACCGGTAACTTTTGAAGAGGTTTTATGTTCAAAGTACAGTCCAGTTAGAGCTAGTAAGAAGTGGTTAGAGCAAAAATATGAAGAATTAGTAAAGCAAGCTACAGTAGAGGGTGATAGTTGGGGAGGAATAGCTGAAATAATAGTTAGAAATCCACCAATAGGCCTCGGAGAACCAGTATTTGATAAACTTAAAGCTGATTTGGCTAAAGCTCTATTATCTATTCCAGCCGTAATGGGATTTGAATATGGACTAGGATTCAATGCAGCGAAGATGAAAGGAAGTGAAGCAAATGATGAAATAATAAAGAAAGGAGATAAATACAGATGGAAATTTAATAATTCTGGAGGTATTTTGGGAGGTTTATCTACTGGAGAGGATATAGTGGTTCGTTGCGCATTTAAACCTACTAGTTCCATAAGAAAACCCCAGAAAACAATAGATTTAAGGACTGGAGAGGAGACTACGATTTCTGTGATTGGAAGACATGACCCGGCTGTAGCCATTAGGGGTGTTTCCGTAGCTGAGGCAATGGTCTCTTTAGTTATTGCTGATCATGCAATGAGAGCGGGATATATTCCTACAGTAAGGATTTC
It encodes the following:
- the aroC gene encoding chorismate synthase, whose product is MPGNSFGELFRITTFGESHGPMVGVVIDGVPAGLPIKKEDIEFELSFRRPGRQFVTGRREKDEPEIVSGVYNGRTTGAPITILVKNTDVISSLYEEIHYKPRPGHADLPYIMKYGFENWDYRGGGRASARETVGRVAASAIAKKLLMLTDTWIAGHLKSLGYVELNEPVTFEEVLCSKYSPVRASKKWLEQKYEELVKQATVEGDSWGGIAEIIVRNPPIGLGEPVFDKLKADLAKALLSIPAVMGFEYGLGFNAAKMKGSEANDEIIKKGDKYRWKFNNSGGILGGLSTGEDIVVRCAFKPTSSIRKPQKTIDLRTGEETTISVIGRHDPAVAIRGVSVAEAMVSLVIADHAMRAGYIPTVRISDDQIKIIEERWNKYISLCKPTQVSQ